In the genome of Spirochaetota bacterium, the window CAACGAGTAATAGGGTATAGTCATCTCTTGTTGGGGTTCCTTCTGCGAATTTTTCAATTTTTTCCAATGTGTTTGAGAACAATTCCTTTCCAGAAAGTCCCTTATCCACTAGTTCAGAGATTATATTTTTGAAGCCATCTATCTCAAGGTGTGAGTTGTTTTTGTTTTTTCTTTCAACTATTCCGTCTGTGAAGAGGAACATT includes:
- a CDS encoding serine/threonine-protein phosphatase; translated protein: MFLFTDGIVERKNKNNSHLEIDGFKNIISELVDKGLSGKELFSNTLEKIEKFAEGTPTRDDYTLLLVERF